The Candidatus Ozemobacteraceae bacterium genome window below encodes:
- a CDS encoding decaprenyl-phosphate phosphoribosyltransferase — MKAADVLTCVRPRQWSKNLILYAGLLFSEKALLFQPAAWFWATCGFFVFCLLSGCVYIINDLVDVERDRRHPEKCRRPIAAGLVTVFQAKILLAILLTAAFGGSLALSGLFACSAAAYFALNLAYSLKLKHVVLLDVLCIAVGFVLRAQAGVGSLRGIDSGIYISHWLLLCTLMLALFLALAKRRQELVTLTENADRHRVSLADYTPAFIDQMISIVSATTVVSYALYTVSQETVAKFGTDGLVLTVPIVVYGIFRYLYLIHLRSLGDNPSELLLADRPLQLTILLWALAVAAIIHSNGLITISTH, encoded by the coding sequence ATGAAAGCCGCCGATGTCCTCACATGCGTCAGACCCCGCCAGTGGTCGAAAAATCTTATTCTCTATGCGGGTCTGCTTTTCTCGGAAAAGGCCCTCCTGTTCCAGCCGGCCGCGTGGTTCTGGGCTACCTGCGGCTTCTTCGTCTTCTGCCTGCTCTCGGGGTGTGTCTATATCATCAACGACCTCGTCGATGTCGAGCGCGATCGCCGGCATCCCGAGAAGTGTCGCCGGCCGATCGCCGCCGGCCTCGTAACGGTATTTCAGGCAAAAATCCTGCTGGCGATTCTTCTCACGGCCGCGTTTGGCGGCTCGCTCGCGCTTTCCGGCCTGTTCGCCTGCTCGGCCGCCGCCTACTTCGCCCTGAATCTCGCCTACAGCCTGAAACTCAAGCACGTCGTTCTGCTCGATGTCCTGTGCATCGCCGTCGGCTTCGTTCTTCGCGCCCAGGCCGGCGTGGGCTCTCTTCGGGGAATAGATAGTGGTATATATATATCTCATTGGCTCCTTCTCTGCACGCTCATGCTGGCCCTCTTCCTCGCGCTCGCCAAACGCCGCCAGGAGCTCGTGACGCTCACGGAAAACGCCGACCGGCATCGCGTCTCGCTTGCCGACTACACCCCCGCGTTCATCGACCAGATGATCTCGATCGTTTCGGCGACGACCGTGGTGAGCTACGCTCTCTACACTGTGAGCCAGGAAACCGTGGCCAAATTCGGAACGGACGGCCTCGTGCTGACCGTGCCGATCGTCGTCTACGGGATCTTCCGATACCTGTATCTGATCCACCTCCGCAGTCTCGGAGACAACCCCTCCGAACTCCTGCTCGCCGACAGGCCCCTGCAACTGACGATCCTCCTCTGGGCGCTCGCCGTCGCCGCGATCATCCATTCGAACGGCCTGATCACCATTTCCACCCACTGA